A genome region from Deinococcus sp. KNUC1210 includes the following:
- a CDS encoding transposase, which translates to MNAKETRAGQLYADVLETFGRKQHLDNVQVLLNLFLAAMGKPLPAYATVKSPTALSRFLNHAPWNVTAMIRVMRHHAHSQLKAYRKRCVGRSPRLELMVDLTSIAKEGRFEGLGDWMHTLNSVHGVHVVLLYLCCGELRLPWSFLIWRGKGQPSPTQLALKLLRGLPSEVRNISKTIHLLADAGFSSTAFIQGVNALKFAGFIGMRADRKTSAGQRLRDIMTSGRRIEVHDLPGVPLWITWVWLPAKKGDAQERRFIVSTVPRTTQVIKRSGKRRWKIEALFKTLKSRFGFGKFGQHSKRGVLRFLCLSVLSFLLCHFEFLDRPDPGDPAWPNWGKLARYVRQKFLAEVRLAELALEINTLNAVQDAFIRM; encoded by the coding sequence ATGAATGCAAAGGAAACTCGTGCTGGACAGCTCTATGCTGACGTTCTTGAGACGTTTGGGCGCAAGCAGCATCTGGACAACGTCCAGGTGTTGCTCAATCTTTTTCTGGCGGCGATGGGGAAGCCGCTCCCAGCATATGCAACGGTCAAGTCACCGACGGCCCTGAGCCGCTTCCTGAATCACGCGCCCTGGAATGTGACGGCCATGATTCGGGTCATGCGACACCATGCGCATTCCCAACTGAAGGCGTACCGGAAACGCTGTGTTGGACGGTCACCACGGCTTGAACTCATGGTTGATCTCACCTCAATTGCGAAGGAAGGTCGCTTCGAAGGGTTGGGGGACTGGATGCACACCTTGAATTCGGTGCATGGGGTTCACGTGGTCCTGCTGTACCTCTGCTGCGGAGAGCTGCGCCTGCCGTGGTCCTTCCTGATCTGGCGGGGCAAGGGACAGCCCTCGCCCACCCAACTGGCCTTGAAGCTCCTGCGCGGACTTCCATCGGAAGTCCGCAACATCAGCAAGACGATTCATTTGCTGGCCGATGCAGGCTTCAGCAGCACAGCATTTATCCAGGGCGTCAACGCGCTGAAGTTCGCAGGATTCATCGGGATGCGGGCAGATCGAAAAACCTCCGCCGGACAACGCTTGCGGGATATTATGACATCCGGCCGGAGGATCGAGGTGCACGATCTTCCCGGCGTACCACTTTGGATAACGTGGGTGTGGCTGCCGGCCAAAAAAGGCGACGCCCAGGAACGGCGTTTCATCGTCTCGACCGTGCCCCGTACCACTCAGGTCATCAAACGCAGCGGGAAGCGTCGCTGGAAAATAGAGGCCCTCTTCAAAACGCTCAAGAGTCGCTTTGGCTTTGGAAAATTCGGCCAGCACAGCAAACGCGGTGTGCTGCGCTTCCTTTGCTTGAGTGTTCTCAGCTTTTTGCTCTGCCACTTCGAATTCTTGGATCGCCCGGATCCGGGTGATCCTGCGTGGCCTAACTGGGGCAAATTGGCACGATACGTTCGACAGAAGTTCCTGGCCGAAGTGCGCCTCGCGGAATTAGCTCTGGAAATAAATACGTTGAATGCCGTTCAGGACGCCTTTATTCGCATGTAA
- a CDS encoding acyltransferase yields the protein MVLDSLRGLAALTVMVHHYLLTFPSIYPYGQEDAPVLVKLFQFSPLHLVWAGYEAVLLFFVLSGFVLSLPVINGKITDYGSFVIKRWTRIWIPYIVVVSVAGLANLLVGHLEVAGMSTWFRGAWQGMNWEGYLNHILLIGDLDRFSAQFIPVVWSLRYEMLASLAFPLLLFLSRSLSWPVIVLVGLILNLLGNLYQGSLKPFQFLLMFLVGILLARHQVKLIQIFRSFPRSSHVPVLALSVGLYICAWLGWHPSRSPVENTLLDWGITLAAALAIIIALSSKTAYNLLTWRPIEWVGRISYSIYLTHTLVMLVVVHVFGNIVPVWLLLIACVPLTLLLSHYTYLWVERPAMRLGKSWTLRQPSQTDSL from the coding sequence GTGGTTCTTGACAGCTTACGAGGTCTTGCCGCTTTGACAGTCATGGTTCACCATTATCTGCTGACCTTTCCAAGCATCTACCCCTATGGCCAGGAGGATGCTCCTGTGCTTGTGAAGCTGTTCCAATTTTCCCCTTTGCATCTCGTATGGGCAGGGTATGAAGCGGTACTGCTATTTTTTGTACTCTCAGGGTTCGTTCTCTCGTTGCCTGTGATCAACGGAAAGATTACTGACTATGGGTCATTCGTAATAAAGCGGTGGACTCGCATCTGGATACCCTATATCGTAGTCGTCAGTGTCGCAGGCTTGGCCAATCTTCTTGTCGGCCATCTTGAAGTTGCTGGTATGAGTACTTGGTTTCGAGGGGCGTGGCAGGGCATGAACTGGGAAGGATACCTGAATCATATTCTACTTATTGGAGATCTCGACCGCTTTTCCGCTCAATTCATTCCTGTAGTCTGGTCGTTAAGATACGAAATGTTGGCCTCTCTGGCTTTCCCTCTGCTTCTTTTCCTCTCCCGCTCCTTATCATGGCCGGTCATTGTCCTTGTTGGGCTCATATTAAATTTGTTGGGGAATTTATACCAAGGAAGCTTGAAACCTTTCCAATTTCTGCTGATGTTCCTAGTTGGAATCCTGCTCGCTCGTCATCAGGTCAAGCTGATCCAGATATTTCGTTCTTTCCCACGTTCGAGCCATGTACCTGTTCTGGCCTTGAGTGTCGGGTTGTATATTTGCGCTTGGCTTGGTTGGCATCCTTCCCGTTCACCTGTAGAAAATACTCTATTGGATTGGGGAATTACGCTGGCTGCCGCATTGGCGATTATTATCGCGCTCTCTTCTAAAACGGCGTACAATCTTTTGACGTGGCGTCCAATTGAGTGGGTAGGGCGTATTTCATATAGCATTTATCTGACTCATACATTGGTTATGCTCGTTGTTGTACATGTCTTCGGTAATATTGTACCAGTGTGGCTTTTGTTAATCGCCTGCGTGCCACTCACCCTCTTGCTCTCGCATTACACCTATCTGTGGGTGGAGCGGCCTGCTATGCGATTGGGAAAGAGCTGGACGCTACGGCAGCCTAGCCAGACTGATTCCCTATGA
- a CDS encoding GDSL-type esterase/lipase family protein, with translation MRLPLFFLLLLLCGCQPQHPVVVNGSGQAIAFVGRWFPTPGNCRTTIAQGNSLSIRVHGAGALDLRAFTPTAAEHDAVIAVRVDQGIFRRFKIPLSNKPVTIRVATFRRTDHLVQVVAAGIYESAPVWKSGSGISICGAVIDRGTFYPVHLSGKRVLFVGDSITAGIYVLKRPEDKGSLPDNAAAEQGYAFLTAQRLNMQAIFAAYGYAGLLVPGNGGVPDAQHFVVAYRNSLPIQSDHADLIVINLGTNDNRLLIRDNIIQEKQRFIRAYIDLIHSLHTMNPGSQIVILRPFTVNSTLSNTLPMISQLSGVTLIETSNWHISTVDQVHPDSHGSEMVADLLSLRLRQMVKQ, from the coding sequence AGCCGCAGCATCCAGTTGTTGTGAATGGTTCTGGGCAGGCCATTGCCTTTGTTGGCAGATGGTTCCCAACTCCTGGCAACTGTCGCACCACTATTGCTCAAGGCAACAGCCTGAGCATCCGTGTTCACGGAGCAGGTGCCTTAGATCTGCGTGCCTTTACGCCGACAGCAGCCGAACACGATGCGGTCATAGCCGTTCGAGTGGATCAGGGTATCTTCAGGCGCTTCAAGATTCCTCTATCCAATAAACCAGTGACAATCCGAGTCGCTACATTTCGACGTACCGATCATTTAGTGCAGGTAGTCGCCGCAGGGATCTACGAATCTGCACCCGTCTGGAAATCTGGAAGTGGAATTAGCATTTGCGGAGCGGTAATAGATCGCGGAACTTTTTATCCTGTTCATCTTTCAGGTAAGCGAGTGTTATTTGTCGGTGATTCAATCACTGCTGGCATCTACGTGCTGAAACGTCCCGAAGATAAAGGAAGCCTTCCAGACAACGCGGCGGCAGAACAGGGGTACGCATTTCTAACAGCTCAACGACTGAACATGCAGGCCATATTCGCGGCATATGGCTATGCTGGCTTGTTGGTCCCTGGTAACGGAGGGGTGCCTGATGCTCAACACTTTGTGGTGGCCTACCGGAATAGTCTCCCGATCCAATCAGACCATGCCGACTTGATTGTAATTAATCTAGGCACTAACGATAATCGGCTTTTAATTCGGGATAATATCATTCAGGAGAAACAAAGATTCATTCGGGCTTATATAGATTTGATTCATTCGCTGCATACCATGAACCCAGGGAGCCAGATTGTTATTCTTCGGCCTTTCACAGTGAATTCGACACTGAGTAATACCTTGCCGATGATTTCCCAGTTATCTGGTGTGACTCTGATTGAAACTTCAAATTGGCATATTTCGACGGTGGATCAAGTACATCCAGATTCTCACGGAAGCGAGATGGTAGCTGACTTGCTATCACTTCGTCTTCGGCAAATGGTGAAACAATGA